One Salvia miltiorrhiza cultivar Shanhuang (shh) chromosome 6, IMPLAD_Smil_shh, whole genome shotgun sequence genomic window, atcaaacacaccctaaaagTTAGCTTATATATAGTAAACGAATAGCTTTTATGCAAATTGAGTAGCTAACTTAGTTGATTGTGTGGCAAATTAATGAGGCGGAGGTCGGGACTTTGAATCCCACCTTACGGGCTTGCAATTTTCAAAGCCTTCAACGCTTGCGGTCTGGTAGCTCGGTCCAGCATTTAATGTTATTCGTAATGTACTATCATTTTGCGAAGTAAgtaattttatttacttgttttttttttttttttgttgttggacatgaaaataatgtcatttatatatataaaaagtattatttattaaggtaaatagtatcatttactcGTAAGCATAATATCATTTACTAAGataaatagtgttatttacatatagtaATCATATCATTTACATAGAATAATAGTACCGTTTATTTGCAAGTATAGTATCATTTACCATGTTGAAATTTCATTTACTTGtgacttattttttaattttgttaacaATAAATCAGACTTTTTTGACTTAGCAAATGATACCATTCTTATAAGTAAATAACATTTTTTTCCATGtactatatgtaaataacactattcaTCTTGGTAAATGAtacaattcatatatatatataaagggttaattgcatataatatcatgaactttgcccgaaattcattttctccacgatctttaaaaatttcattttttatcaaatattttaacatttgttcaattttcccACGATTTTTTTTTACCCTCAAATCGGAATCGACGTGGTGCTGATGTGGCTCACCGGCACACGCCATTCCAATAAATTAAACGATGCGTTTCAGTTTAAACATTAAAACGCTCGTTTCAGCAATCAGCTCCACCAATGGGCGAAGCAAGGGCGCAACAATCGGCGCACTAATTTAGAAGACTGAAAACACGAAGCAATCGGCGCCAGCAATCAACGAGCAATCGGCGTCACTGGTTTGGAAGACCTCGACACGAAGACTTTGACACTGGTCTGGAGAGGAATCCTTCGACAGAGGTGATGGAAAGAAAAGCAATCGTTTTTTTCTAGCGCCAAAAGCAATCTTTGATTTCATTTTGCCcgataaaaatgagaaattaaaagaaatttggattttttttattataatttaatattatatgtctaatttaaaattcatatatattccacgtcagtgttacgtgtaaaattaaatccacGTCACTGCTATGTCATTTTTtcggtcataaaaaaaaaatcgtgggaaaattgaacaaatatcaaagtatttgataaaaatgaaatttttaagaacgtggggaaaatggatttcaaacaaagttcgtgatattatatgcaattaacccatatataaatgacactttaaatataagtaaataacgttatttattcaattttttatttattgagaCATTATAACAAACACCTTGTTTGAAGGTGTTTGTAGATAAGATTTTAGCAGTAACAACATTTTGGTATTGTAATCACAACATACAATACTTATTACGCGGGTTAAACATGGTAATCCACTTCAGTTGGATCTCTTGCTTTATTGCTGTAAGTTGGCTACATTAGCTAGTTACGTTAAGTTGATCTTCACGTTGTTACATGAACATGACCCGTATGCTATTTTTCTGGTAGTACTCGATACTTTGCCACCTTTCAAACTATTTACACGTTGCTTATTTGTTAGATTTATTCTAACTCAACACCTAACTATTACAAGCGGTGAGAGAGTTTTCAGAGTTTTGGTTCCAACTTATATAAACACACTGTTACAAAGAATGGCTTTAGTATATTCAAGATCTAGACTTGAGATATATCAAAAATTGCCTAGATGTTCTAAGGAAATATATGTAAACTATCTTCCGAAAGATTTATCAAAGATTATTATGGAGAAAGCTTTCTTCAGAAATACACTAGATATAAAGCTTGAGGTATTAAGAGTTGAGAGCTCTATAGATTTGAAATGTGCAGCGTTTCTGGTAGTCTTTTTGTTGAAGATGGTGTGATATTTATACTTCTTAGATgaaagagtttcatcagagaTAACATTTTCAATTGTCAGTTATGAGCTAAGCTACAAAATGAGAGATAAGATTTGCAGAGAAGAACTTATTTCATTCATCTGGAATGTGCTATATATATAACAGATTACAAGAAGCTTAACTGAAAGCTTAACTTCCTAACCTCACTAACAACTTTACACGTCAGCATAACTATTTTAGAGCTAACCTATACAATTCTATTATAACTATTTCTAATATCAATCTTCGGTAGTAGGTGAAGTTTGTATTTTTGTTGTTGCTCTTTTTTTCCCGTTGCACTCTCATCGGGTGTTGTTGCTTTCTGACACCGAATACTTGATGAGATCTTCATTAAATGCAGTAGAGAGTCTATTTGTTGTCTTATTGTCTTAGATTGACCTTCCATTTGCTTTCTTCACTTTTCTCCTGAAGACTCCACGTGTTGTCATCAAGCTTATTCTCTTTATCAGCGGATCCTTTGTGTACACAGCTGATTCCAAGATATggataaatacttatatttctTCTCTTGAACtaatgaattaaaaataaaaaaggcaaAATGAGCTACAAACTATAATTACATCGAAAAGGCTTATCATCAATAGGAAATTTGGGTGTAACATCAAACAGGACCGGTCCTGAGAAAAATGAGGCCCTGAgctaaattataaaaatgggcCCTCAATATATTAGCGCatcaatttattaaaaaataaaatttttcattacttataaaaaatgatttcatctagcatttttacttgcaaaatcATCTACGATATTGTTCAAATCTATGTTATCTAAAATCTCTTAATAAAGATAATagaattaaaatgaagataaaaccatcttataattggaggatataaaatgaatgaccaagatcttgacaaaacctttttaactaactattattattatctatataaaaaaattccaccaaaatatctagatatttttctttcaaattttctattaattttgaaaggggttttggaacttttaattactttttactgatttgcatttcataatatatttttaggcgttaattgactgtaaatccacaaactattagtgaattttgctattttttcaactatataaagttgcaatataaatacataaactttagctcATTCATGAATttgccctgaattttaatttaacttatacaaaatttctactgaaatatacacagtactatatatataataaatatatagtttaattttaaaatttgtattttgataaaattaacaaatacaacctagcaaagatgaaatttaaaatttgtcatGATCAAGAATCATAAcgttttaaaatttgtttattttattctgtattttttttttatattttttactatatggtattatttttatatttatattttttattataacaatttaatgcagTTACTAAgattaaactatattttttcattttagaacactttagcttaaaatataaatttgtagatgaataattatatatatatatatatatatatatatatatatatcttaaaaatagaatttctagtatgatttacatttattaaatttttagtacGCTTTTGtatgatttttatattattattattattatctagagtagattgataaaaaaattagaaagaaaaaattattttcaaaaatagtaaggtgaCTTTTGGCAAGAAAACATaacttactattttttaaagtgattgagcttttatatatgtatatagatattgtcaaatcattcaatctCTTTAGGGACATTGACGATCTCAAATAcgttttcaacaattttaaatttgagaagCTCATTTTAGAACAGTCTGTTAGTAACTGACATTGTCAGCATAATTTTACATTtcgatttgaactttgaagttttaatataatataaatttgataaaaaaatttggTGTATTGCCtaatttttagtatatataaagtctataattaatgagatatatttaaaattttgggtcctcaaaattatgttacaaaattatcatcaaattaatttgaaattgattttaaattgaattttgaatttttgacaataaattatgttatctAATATTGTTTAGTATACATAAAGCCTATAATTAATgggatatattaaaaaaattgggccCTCAATTTTTTGGGGCCCTGGGCCGTTGCCCATGCCCGCCCGCCCTCAGGGCCGACCCTGACATCAAAACTTCATTAATTTTTCCAATAgcatatatataagaaatttagATAATTCAAATtaggaaaaatataaaaatgtcaAGTAGGAACAGAATTAAGGAGAGAGCTACCGTCATTAACCATCTCATATATAAGATTGTAATTTGTACATAAGGGTTTAGATAtagaaatatttgaatttataagaGTGAAGTTGTGTTGGAATCAATCATGTGGTATTCGTTATGAGCTATTTAAGAGGGATGTTATATATGTGTATTTTGGGCCAATAATGAGGTGtttattttaaaagattaatcttcatatataaaaataagaaggTCAATCattatttactttgatggattgaattttaaaatatccCAAGactcttgattatttctatcaatTAAGTTACTTTTACTTGATTCTTATCCAATTGATAGGATCTCTTGAAGAAattttactctctccgtcccagcGAAGATAAGGCGTTTCTTTTGAGCACATTATTTAAGGAATTAGTGTTctgtgaaaaagtgaaatgaaaaaGAGTGAATGAAAAGTAACTttaatttattctaaaaaaGGAAACGCATCGACTTCGTTGGGATGGCCCGAAAAGAAATACGCATCAGCTtcagcgggacggagggagtactactcaattatgcatcttatcaatcatgcaaagtaaatgcccctaATTCGATGACCAAATTCATACAAGAAATACATAAGGTTAAACTCaaactaaaaactgaataagaataCCTGTCCCGACTATCCTATCTCGCAATTAATGTTAAATAACAGCAGCAAGTGATGAATCTAAATAACATATGAACATGATATACATAAACAAGTATGGCTGTGGATATGGAGAAAATTTTCTCAAGTTGAAAAAAAGAAAGCCTAATCTATGGCAGGAGAACATGAGAAGCTCAACTTAGTTCTCCACATTTCTGTTATCACTTTCTTTGGTTGCGGATTATCCTCTCCTCTGTCTCTCTGCCCAGATGTCAAATACACCCACCCATCCCACAAGCCAGCCAACGTCGTTTTCACGCGGTATGGAAGCTTCCCCATCACACACCATTTCTGCACTCACAAACAACTCAAGTTTTACTTGTTggattgcatatatatatatatatatatcttcaatTAGTTTCATATATAGATACTAGACTTTTAGAATTTCAATCAAGAGTGATTATGATCATACCAGGGTATCCAAATGAAATTGGAACATCTCTCCCACTAGGATCATCCTTTTAGTTACAGGGTGCTTCTCCGTCGTCCCTCCCATTATGATGATCGAGTTATTCCAAATGATCCAAGATGACTCTATATGGGAATCAGGTTTGGGCATAGGGCTCGCAACTTTCCACTTCATCGTCTTACCATCAAGCATATATACATCCCCGTAAACCACCTGCAAACATAATCTGCCTAGAATGAGATTGATCTCTTCGAGCAAATGCTAATTAATACTATGGCTTAGTTGTCGTCTACCTCATGCCTCCTTGAGCATTTGAAGATAGGCGACCCCGGTTTTGGCATAAAATCACCCTCTTGACCGCCTATAACAAACAGATTATCACCAACAGCGACACAAGCCCTATTCATGATTCAGTGCAAGTTAGAATAGAATTAGTATTCCTGCATTTTTGCTTGCAATGTGCTCTCATTGTACCTATGAGGTCCCCCTCGGGGTAGGGGCATTTCCTTTCGCCATTCTTTCTCGATTGCTTTACCATTCTTCACTGCAATGCTCCAATGATCGGTTCCAGGTGTGTGCCGATTCTCTTTGCTACCACCCATTACATGTAGCCTTCCCCTCCATAGCTGAGTTGCTGGAGCATATCTGACATCATATATATAACTTGACCAACCACACAACTTCTAACTCCTAAACTTCATTTGCATATACATATATGATTTTTCAGTTCAAAACAAATCAATTTCATTTTGAAAAAGGAGCATACCTAGGAGCCGGCAATGAGGGAAAGCTCTCCCACTTCCTCGTCTTCGTGTCGAGGACAAATGAAAGAGCCACCGGAGGAGCCGTGCACTGAGGGCCATGCTGCCCAGACACGATGTACACATATCTTCTTCCATCACTTGCCACTCCCAAATGCGAATGCGCCATCTCTTTTGGCGTCTCAAATCTCTCAGTCCAATTTCTAGCCGTGAAATTGTAGACATCGACGTGGGAATGCACCTGCCACAAGTCATCAAAACAATTAATAAGCAGAGAAGAAAACAGACATTGAGGAGGGCTTCTATTCAAAGACTTTACATTACATGATCTAGTGTTCCATATCCACAGAAAACGTATAGAAGATCCTCAATCTGAATCGCGGAACCATCCAAACGCGGCACAGGCGCTGAAGGCATTTGCTCCCATTCTAATTCTGGAGCTGGTAGATCAGCAAATGTACCTGATAATTCCAGCTCAGGGACATTATTCTTCTTGGCTTCATCTTCTACCTTCTGCAATAATCAAATAACTAATCATTCAGGCATTTCTACAAACAGGTAGGTCATACACAACACAGATGGAACAAACAAAACAACACATTTTTGCATCACATTCATCACTACTGCTGAAAATCAACCAGCGCCAAAACTCGGTGCATAAACTTAGAAATCAATCTCTCTCGGCATACTTGATTTTCAAGAGCAATCATCAAATAATTAATCACACAGGCATTTCTACGGACAGGTAACACACAATACAAATGGAACAAACAAAATAACAATTTCTGCATCATATTTAACACTACTGC contains:
- the LOC130987422 gene encoding kelch repeat-containing protein At3g27220-like isoform X1 → MLSAGKRASAKSTLIFMLLSLVGIALTVDFFWASSSSSSPSSSSPFLSNWAQEKNQIFVFSKPKIDNEKQEKVEDEAKKNNVPELELSGTFADLPAPELEWEQMPSAPVPRLDGSAIQIEDLLYVFCGYGTLDHVHSHVDVYNFTARNWTERFETPKEMAHSHLGVASDGRRYVYIVSGQHGPQCTAPPVALSFVLDTKTRKWESFPSLPAPRYAPATQLWRGRLHVMGGSKENRHTPGTDHWSIAVKNGKAIEKEWRKEMPLPRGGPHRACVAVGDNLFVIGGQEGDFMPKPGSPIFKCSRRHEVVYGDVYMLDGKTMKWKVASPMPKPDSHIESSWIIWNNSIIIMGGTTEKHPVTKRMILVGEMFQFHLDTLKWCVMGKLPYRVKTTLAGLWDGWVYLTSGQRDRGEDNPQPKKVITEMWRTKLSFSCSPAID
- the LOC130987422 gene encoding kelch repeat-containing protein At3g27220-like isoform X2, translated to MLSAGKRASAKSTLIFMLLSLVGIALTVDFFWASSSSSSPSSSSPFLSNWAQEKNQIFVFSKPKIDNEKQEKVEDEAKKNNVPELELSGTFADLPAPELEWEQMPSAPVPRLDGSAIQIEDLLYVFCGYGTLDHVMCIPTSMSTISRLEIGLRDLRRQKRWRIRIWEWQVMEEDMCTSCLGSMALSARLLRWLFHLSSTRRRGSGRAFPHCRLLATQLWRGRLHVMGGSKENRHTPGTDHWSIAVKNGKAIEKEWRKEMPLPRGGPHRACVAVGDNLFVIGGQEGDFMPKPGSPIFKCSRRHEVVYGDVYMLDGKTMKWKVASPMPKPDSHIESSWIIWNNSIIIMGGTTEKHPVTKRMILVGEMFQFHLDTLKWCVMGKLPYRVKTTLAGLWDGWVYLTSGQRDRGEDNPQPKKVITEMWRTKLSFSCSPAID